From a region of the Labrus mixtus chromosome 5, fLabMix1.1, whole genome shotgun sequence genome:
- the LOC132974672 gene encoding trypsin-1-like has translation MKLCAVFILLSAGAALASIEKRIVGSLKCKKDRQYHVEITAKQKGTTCGGTLLNTLWVLTAAHCGQQELKVKLGVNYDAPLFSKKFFVKDKQDIKTNQQFFFDKDEEGKLHDIMLIKLTEKASAKLPTLKLPAGECTRPELTKTVQVGGLGPDKEGKKKGWFSSSKLMCADTLMAACGENDKPDNQFHSDETNTMCAYESGVKSCYGDSGSAVVYEGHLHGIIVSNPTDKCANPIVMMDICHYKEWIEKTMKENEHSH, from the exons ATGAAGCTCTGCGCTGTCTTCATTCTGTTATCGGCTG GAGCCGCGTTGGCTTCCATCGAGAAGAGGATTGTCGGGAGTCTGAAATGTAAGAAGGACCGGCAGTACCATGTTGAGATCACGGCCAAGCAAAAAGGGACTACCTGCGGGGGCACCCTGCTCAACACTCTCTGGGTCCTCACTGCGGCCCACTGTGGACAACA GGAACTGAAGGTGAAGCTCGGCGTTAACTATGATGCACCATTGTTTTCCAAAAAGTTTTTCGTAAAAGACAAGCAAGACATAAAAACCAACCAGCAGTTTTTCTTTGACAAAGATGAGGAAGGGAAACTCCACGACATCATGCTCATTAAGCTGACTGAGAAGGCTTCAGCTAAACTTCCCACACTGAAGCTTCCTGCTGGGGAGTGTACTAGACCAGAACTGACAAAAACGGTTCAGGTTGGAGGCTTGGGACCTGACAAAGAgggaaaaa AGAAAGGATGGTTCAGCTCCAGCAAGTTGATGTGTGCCGACACATTAATGGCCGCATGTGGCGAGAATGATAAGCCTGATAACCAATTCCACAGCGATGAAACCAACACCATGTGTGCCTATGAATCTGGAGTGAAGTCCTGCTAT GGCGATTCGGGTTCCGCTGTGGTGTATGAAGGCCATTTACACGGGATCATTGTCAGCAACCCGACTGATAAGTGTGCAAACCCCATCGTAATGATGGATATCTGCCACTACAAGGAGTGGATTGAAAAAACCATGAAGGAAAACGAACACTCGCATTAA
- the naa35 gene encoding N-alpha-acetyltransferase 35, NatC auxiliary subunit, with the protein MVMKSAIEDDDAGWGLGIPEKMKNNANWVDITHEFKGACKELNLGELLHDKLFGLFEAMSAIEMMDPKMDAGMIGNQVNRKVLNFEQAIKEGAIKVKDLSLPELIGIIDTCFCCLITWLEGHSLAQTVFTCLYVHNPDMIEEPSLKAFALGILKVCDIAREKVNKAAVFEEEDFQAMTYGFKMANNVTDLRVTGMLKDVEDELQRKVKSTRSRQGEQRNPEVEMEHQQFLALFNRIKFTRLLLTALITFTKKETSSVGEAQKLVVQAADLLSAIHSSIQHGIQSQNDTTKGDHPIMMGFEPLVNQRLLPPTFPRYAKIIKREDMVAYFGKLIERIKTVCDVINTTNLHGILDFFCEFSEQSPCVLSRSLLQTTFLIDNKKVFGTHLMQDMIKDALRYFVSPPVLSYKCCLFNNHQAKDYIDSFVTHCSRPFCSLIQIHGHNRARQRDKLGHILEEFATLQDEAEKVDAALHSLLMKLEPQRQHLACLGTWILYHNLRIMIQYLLSGFELELYSMHEYYYIYWYLSEFLYAWLMSTLSRADSSQMAEERIMEEQLKGRSSKKTKKKKKVRPLGKEITMSQAYQNMCAGMYKTMVALDMDGKVRKPQFELDSEQVRYEHRFAPFNSVVTPPPVHYIQFKEMSDLKKYNPPPGSADLYLAASKHFQQAKLILENVPSPDPEVNRILKVAKPNIVVTKLLAGGHKKDTKVLPEFDFSAHKYFPVVKIL; encoded by the exons ATGGTGATGAAGTCAGCCATCGAAGACGATGATGCTGGCTGGGGACTCGGCATCCCTGAAAAAATGAAGAACAATGCCAACTGGGTCGATATCACACATGAATTCAAGGGAGCATGCAAAG AGTTGAACCTCGGAGAGTTGCTTCATGACAAACT GTTCGGCCTGTTTGAGGCCATGTCAGCCATAGAGATGATGGATCCCAAGATGGACGCAGGAATGATCGGAAACCAGGTCAACAGGAAAGTGCTCAACTTTGAACAAGCCATCAAG GAGGGTGCCATCAAGGTGAAAGATCTAAGTCTTCCTGAACTCATAGGTATCATCGACacgtgtttctgctgtttg aTCACATGGCTGGAGGGTCACTCCCTGGCTCAGACTGTGTTCACCTGTTTGTACGTCCATAACCCCGACATGATCGAGGAGCCGTCTCTCAAAGCCTTCGCCCTGGGCATCCTGAAGGTGTGTGACATCGCCCGGGAGAAAGTCAACAAGGCTGCAGTGTTTGAGGAG GAGGACTTCCAGGCCATGACCTATGGCTTCAAGATGGCAAATAATGTGACAGACCTGCGTGTGACAG GCATGCTGAAAGACGTGGAGGATGAGTTACAGAGGAAAGTGAAG AGCACCCGCAGTCGACAGGGTGAGCAGCGGAACCCCGAGGTCGAGATGGAG CATCAGCAGTTTTTGGCTCTTTTCAATAGAATCAAGTTCACACGCCTTCTGCTGACTGCACTGATCACCTTCACCAAGAAAGAG acCAGCTCAGTGGGAGAGGCCCAGAAGCTCGTGGTTCAGGCGGCTGACCTCTTATCAGCCATCCATTCAAGCATTCAGCACGGCATCCAATCACAGAACGACACCACTAAAGGAG ATCACCCCATCATGATGGGCTTCGAGCCCCTCGTAAATCAGAGACTGCTGCCCCCTACCTTCCCCCGCTACGCAAAGATCATTAAGAGGGAGGACATGGTGGCCTACTTTGGGAAACTTATAGAACGCATCAAGACGGTCTGCGACGTGATCAACACCACCAACCTGCACGGCATTCTG GACTTCTTCTGTGAGTTCAGTGAACAGTCTCCCTGTGTGCTCTCCAGATCTCTTCTTCAG ACGACGTTCCTGATAGATAATAAGAAAGTGTTTGGGACCCACCTGATGCAGGACATGATTAAAGATGCTCTGAGGTACTTTGTCAGCCCCCCTGTTCTCTCCTACAA GTGTTGTCTGTTCAACAACCACCAGGCCAAGGACTACATCGACTCCTTTGTGACACACTGCTCCCGG CCATTCTGCAGTCTGATCCAGATCCACGGACACAACCGAGCTCGGCAGAGAGACAAGCTGGGTCACATTCTGGAGGAGTTTGCCACGCTGCAGGATGAG GCGGAGAAGGTGGATGCAGCGCTTCACAGCCTGCTGATGAAACTTGAGCCTCAGCGACAGCATCTGGCCTGTCTCGGCACCTGGATCCTCTACCACAACCTGAGAATCATGATCCAGTACCTGCTCAGTGGCTTTGAACTGGAGCTGTACAGCATGCACGAGTACTATTACATCTACTG GTACCTGTCAGAGTTCCTGTACGCGTGGCTGATGTCCACTCTGAGCCGGGCTGACTCGTCTCAGATGGCAGAGGAGCGGATCATGGAGGAGCAGCTGAAAGGACGCAGcagcaaaaagacaaagaagaagaaaaaag TTCGCCCTCTCGGCAAGGAAATAACAATGAGTCAAGCATACCAGAACATGTGTGCCGGCATGTACAAG ACGATGGTCGCTTTGGATATGGACGGGAAGGTGCGTAAGCCTCAGTTTGAGTTGGACAGTGAGCAGGTCCGCTACGAGCATCGCTTCGCCCCCTTTAACAGCGTGGTCACCCCCCCACCTGTGCACTACATCCAGTTCAAG GAGATGTCTGATCTGAAGAAGTACAATCCTCCGCCAGGCTCTGCTGACCTCTACCTGGCCGCCAGCAAACACTTCCAACAGGCTAAACTCATCCTAGAAAATGTGCCCAGCCCGGACCCCGAG GTGAACCGTATACTGAAAGTGGCCAAGCCCAACATCGTAGTCACCAAGCTCCTGGCAGGAGGGCACAAGAAGGACACAAAG GTGCTCCCAGAATTTGACTTCTCAGCCCACAAGTATTTTCCTGTCGTCAAGATTCTCTGA